One Clupea harengus chromosome 3, Ch_v2.0.2, whole genome shotgun sequence DNA window includes the following coding sequences:
- the zgc:110789 gene encoding xan_ur_permease domain-containing protein isoform X2: protein MALDKKSNGLDNFAFAVDGAEHFSELPEGNVLSGENDRDKLVYCVTDVPPWYLCIILGVQHCLTAFGGIIAIPLILSQGLCLQHDSLTQSHLISTIFFVSGICTLLQVMFGVRLPILQGGTFTLLAPSMALLSMPEWACPAWTQNATLVNTSSPVFIDVWQSRMQVLQGSIMVGSLFQVLVGFSGLIGLFMRFIGPLTIAPTISLIGLSLYDSAGMNAGNHWGIAAMTTCLIILFSQYLRHIAVPFPTYNKTKKFHTTKMYIFQILPVLLGITLSWFICFVLTISNVLPSDPSQYGHLARTDIKGDVIGRAPWFTFPYPGQWGLPTVSLAGVFGILAGVISSMIESVGDYHACARLSGAPPPPKHAINRGIGMEGLGCLLAGAWGTGNGTTSYSENVGALGITKVGSRSVIVASGFLMVVMGIFGKVGAIFTTIPTPVVGGMFLVMFGVISAAGVSNLQYADMNSSRNIFIFGFSMFTGLVIPNWILKNPGAIATGVVVIDQVLQVLLTTSMFVGGFFGFIFDNTIPGTKRERGIISWNKAHEEDSNITIESDEVYGLPFDLSARFFSSSCVRYVPFCPSPSSSPSEGTPESSDSLDVLKDSAKKDSTHIIASVDF from the exons ATGGCTCTTGACAAGAAAAGCAATGGACTGGACAACTTTGCCTTTGCA GTGGATGGAGCCGAACATTTCAGTGAACTCCCTGAAGGCAACGTTCTGTCTGGGGAGAATGACAGGGACAAGCTGGTCTACTGCGTGACAGACGTCCCTCCGTGGTACCTCTGCATAATCCTGGGAGTTCAG cATTGTCTGACTGCCTTTGGTGGGATCATAGCCATCCCGCTCATCCTGTCGCAGGGTCTGTGTCTACAGCACGATAGCCTGACCCAAAGCCATCTCATCAGCACCATCTTCTTTGTCTCGGGGATCTGCACCCTGCTTCAGGTCATGTTCGGAGTCAG GTTGCCCATTCTGCAGGGCGGGACGTTTACCCTCCTGGCCCCCTCCATGGCACTGCTCTCCATGCCAGAGTGGGCTTGCCCCGCCTGGACCCAGAATGCCACGCTGGTCAACACGTCCTCTCCCGTCTTCATCGACGTCTGGCAGAGCCGCATGCAAGTT CTGCAGGGGTCCATCATGGTGGGCTCCCTCTTCCAGGTGTTGGTGGGCTTCTCAGGTCTGATTGGTCTCTTCATGCGCTTCATTGGGCCCCTCACCATCGCTCCCACCATCTCCCTCATTGGCCTCTCTCTGTACGATTCAGCTGGCATGAATGCGGGCAACCACTGGGGCATTGCTGCCAT gACAACCTGCTTGATCATTCTGTTCTCTCAGTACCTCCGACATATTGCCGTGCCGTTTCCTACCTACAATAAAACCAAGAAGTTTCACACCACCAAGATGTATATTTTTCAGATTCTTCCT GTGCTCCTTGGCATCACACTTTCCTGGTTCATCTGCTTCGTTCTCACCATCAGCAATGTTCTGCCCTCCGACCCCTCCCAGTATGGTCACTTGGCACGCACCGACATAAAGGGAGACGTCATAGGCCGAGCACCTTGGTTCACCTTTCCATACCCAG GACAGTGGGGGCTGCCAACTGTGAGCCTGGCGGGTGTGTTTGGGATCCTGGCAGGGGTGATATCCTCGATGATTGAATCTGTGGGCGACTACCATGCCTGTGCCCGTCTCTCTGGGGCTCCTCCTCCGCCTAAGCATGCCATCAATAGGGGCATTGGCATGGAGGGGCTGGGGTGCCTGCTGGCAGGGGCCTGGGGTACGGGCAATGGCACCACGTCCTACAGTGAGAACGTTGGGGCTCTGGGCATCACTAAG GTGGGCAGTAGGAGTGTGATTGTTGCCAGTGGTTTCCTCATGGTCGTCATGGGGATATTTGGCAAAGTCGGAGCCATATTCACCACTATCCCCACCCCTGTGGTCGGAGGGATGTTCCTGGTCATGTTCGGTGTCATATCTGCTGCAGGAGTCTCTAATCTCCAG TACGCTGACATGAACTCCTCCCGCAACATCTTCATCTTTGGCTTCTCCATGTTCACTGGACTGGTCATTCCCAACTGGATACTCAAGAACCCCGGAGCCATTGCAACAG GTGTTGTTGTGATAGACCAGGTGCTACAGGTGCTGCTGACAACCAGCATGTTTGTTGGTGGCTTCTTTGGGTTCATCTTTGACAACACCATCCCAG GCACCAAACGTGAGCGGGGCATCATCTCATGGAACAAGGCTCACGAGGAGGACTCAAACATCACCATTGAGAGTGATGAGGTGTACGGCCTGCCCTTTGACCTCAGCGCTCGCTTCTTCTCCTCGTCCTGCGTGCGATATGTCCCCTTCTGCCCTTCTCCAAGCAGCAGCCCGTCTGAGGGCACCCCAGAGAGCTCAGATTCTCTGGACGTTCTCAAGGATTCCGCCAAGAAGGACTCCACACATATCATAGCCTCAGTGGACTTTTAA
- the zgc:110789 gene encoding xan_ur_permease domain-containing protein isoform X1 gives MERHHKDGWQIAKLKMTLVDGAEHFSELPEGNVLSGENDRDKLVYCVTDVPPWYLCIILGVQHCLTAFGGIIAIPLILSQGLCLQHDSLTQSHLISTIFFVSGICTLLQVMFGVRLPILQGGTFTLLAPSMALLSMPEWACPAWTQNATLVNTSSPVFIDVWQSRMQVLQGSIMVGSLFQVLVGFSGLIGLFMRFIGPLTIAPTISLIGLSLYDSAGMNAGNHWGIAAMTTCLIILFSQYLRHIAVPFPTYNKTKKFHTTKMYIFQILPVLLGITLSWFICFVLTISNVLPSDPSQYGHLARTDIKGDVIGRAPWFTFPYPGQWGLPTVSLAGVFGILAGVISSMIESVGDYHACARLSGAPPPPKHAINRGIGMEGLGCLLAGAWGTGNGTTSYSENVGALGITKVGSRSVIVASGFLMVVMGIFGKVGAIFTTIPTPVVGGMFLVMFGVISAAGVSNLQYADMNSSRNIFIFGFSMFTGLVIPNWILKNPGAIATGVVVIDQVLQVLLTTSMFVGGFFGFIFDNTIPGTKRERGIISWNKAHEEDSNITIESDEVYGLPFDLSARFFSSSCVRYVPFCPSPSSSPSEGTPESSDSLDVLKDSAKKDSTHIIASVDF, from the exons ATGGAACGTCATCATAAGGATGGGTGGCAGATTGCAAAGTTGAAAATGACACTA GTGGATGGAGCCGAACATTTCAGTGAACTCCCTGAAGGCAACGTTCTGTCTGGGGAGAATGACAGGGACAAGCTGGTCTACTGCGTGACAGACGTCCCTCCGTGGTACCTCTGCATAATCCTGGGAGTTCAG cATTGTCTGACTGCCTTTGGTGGGATCATAGCCATCCCGCTCATCCTGTCGCAGGGTCTGTGTCTACAGCACGATAGCCTGACCCAAAGCCATCTCATCAGCACCATCTTCTTTGTCTCGGGGATCTGCACCCTGCTTCAGGTCATGTTCGGAGTCAG GTTGCCCATTCTGCAGGGCGGGACGTTTACCCTCCTGGCCCCCTCCATGGCACTGCTCTCCATGCCAGAGTGGGCTTGCCCCGCCTGGACCCAGAATGCCACGCTGGTCAACACGTCCTCTCCCGTCTTCATCGACGTCTGGCAGAGCCGCATGCAAGTT CTGCAGGGGTCCATCATGGTGGGCTCCCTCTTCCAGGTGTTGGTGGGCTTCTCAGGTCTGATTGGTCTCTTCATGCGCTTCATTGGGCCCCTCACCATCGCTCCCACCATCTCCCTCATTGGCCTCTCTCTGTACGATTCAGCTGGCATGAATGCGGGCAACCACTGGGGCATTGCTGCCAT gACAACCTGCTTGATCATTCTGTTCTCTCAGTACCTCCGACATATTGCCGTGCCGTTTCCTACCTACAATAAAACCAAGAAGTTTCACACCACCAAGATGTATATTTTTCAGATTCTTCCT GTGCTCCTTGGCATCACACTTTCCTGGTTCATCTGCTTCGTTCTCACCATCAGCAATGTTCTGCCCTCCGACCCCTCCCAGTATGGTCACTTGGCACGCACCGACATAAAGGGAGACGTCATAGGCCGAGCACCTTGGTTCACCTTTCCATACCCAG GACAGTGGGGGCTGCCAACTGTGAGCCTGGCGGGTGTGTTTGGGATCCTGGCAGGGGTGATATCCTCGATGATTGAATCTGTGGGCGACTACCATGCCTGTGCCCGTCTCTCTGGGGCTCCTCCTCCGCCTAAGCATGCCATCAATAGGGGCATTGGCATGGAGGGGCTGGGGTGCCTGCTGGCAGGGGCCTGGGGTACGGGCAATGGCACCACGTCCTACAGTGAGAACGTTGGGGCTCTGGGCATCACTAAG GTGGGCAGTAGGAGTGTGATTGTTGCCAGTGGTTTCCTCATGGTCGTCATGGGGATATTTGGCAAAGTCGGAGCCATATTCACCACTATCCCCACCCCTGTGGTCGGAGGGATGTTCCTGGTCATGTTCGGTGTCATATCTGCTGCAGGAGTCTCTAATCTCCAG TACGCTGACATGAACTCCTCCCGCAACATCTTCATCTTTGGCTTCTCCATGTTCACTGGACTGGTCATTCCCAACTGGATACTCAAGAACCCCGGAGCCATTGCAACAG GTGTTGTTGTGATAGACCAGGTGCTACAGGTGCTGCTGACAACCAGCATGTTTGTTGGTGGCTTCTTTGGGTTCATCTTTGACAACACCATCCCAG GCACCAAACGTGAGCGGGGCATCATCTCATGGAACAAGGCTCACGAGGAGGACTCAAACATCACCATTGAGAGTGATGAGGTGTACGGCCTGCCCTTTGACCTCAGCGCTCGCTTCTTCTCCTCGTCCTGCGTGCGATATGTCCCCTTCTGCCCTTCTCCAAGCAGCAGCCCGTCTGAGGGCACCCCAGAGAGCTCAGATTCTCTGGACGTTCTCAAGGATTCCGCCAAGAAGGACTCCACACATATCATAGCCTCAGTGGACTTTTAA